The Desulfobulbaceae bacterium genomic interval CCCCAACCAATTCTTCTGATATTCTAACTGCCATTGCCATTTCATTAACCTCCATGATTGAATTGATGCCATGGATTCATCCTACGACACAAAATCGCAAAATGCAACTTATTGTCTCGTTTTGTGTTGCAGCTAACGCCTAGCTCACCCGACGAAAACCGCGTAGTGGTTTTTGGTCGGGTGGAGCGCCGTTATGTTTATTTCATTAGGTTACGGCCACTAAAAACTGTAAAGCTATAGTTTTTATACCAACAATTGACGTCACTAAAACCTGAGTTTTTCAACCATTGCATTTGTGCGCTTAATGTGGACATTTTGTCTTCCTTCATGCGCTCTAAAGCCTCATGCAGCTCTGTTTCACTGACGCCTCTTTCCTGTATTTTCCTTAGCCATTCCTGCCGATAATGCTGTTCAATTTCAGCAGTTTCACCTTTAACCTGGTCGGCGTTCACAAAAATTCCCCCGAAATTAAGATGGTTAAGAATACTCCTGAACAATATCTCTTTTTGTGCATCAGAGAGGTGGTGGATAGAGAGGGCAGAAATAATAACGTCGAATTTTTGAGGAAGGTTGAGAACTGAATAGTCAGCTACCAAGTAGCTAAAATTGTTTTGAAATATAGGCAGACTACTTTGAGCCTGCTTTATCATATTTTCTGATACATCAATAAGCGTG includes:
- a CDS encoding class I SAM-dependent methyltransferase is translated as MVGQGKKKNKSVPIFYSSYVATAYQHSDITLIDVSENMIKQAQSSLPIFQNNFSYLVADYSVLNLPQKFDVIISALSIHHLSDAQKEILFRSILNHLNFGGIFVNADQVKGETAEIEQHYRQEWLRKIQERGVSETELHEALERMKEDKMSTLSAQMQWLKNSGFSDVNCWYKNYSFTVFSGRNLMK